The DNA window TTTGATTCCATAAGAAAGAATATAACTCCGATAGGAGACGGAAACCTTACAGAATACTTGGATGCTATGTTTGGAATAATGAATAAGAAAGAATATAACTCCGATAGGAGACGGAAACTTTTGTCTTACTAGTTTTATATATTGGATTGTAGTGCTTAAATAAGAAAGAATATAACTCCGATAGGAGACGGAAACTGGTCGTCATTCGACAAAGTTCCACCAGTACGGATAAATAAGAAAGAATATTACTCCGATAGGAGACGGAAACCATCGACCTCCCAGTCTTTAATAAATTTAGACAGTGGAAATAAGAAAGAATATTACTCCGATAGGAGACGGAAACTATCCAAGGATTTAAGTCCATACAAATTGCAGTCACAGCAGATAAGAAAGAATATTACTCCGATAGGAGACGGAAACGGAAACAAAACTTGTACTACTAATGGAGCAGAAGTTTATAAATAAGAAAGAATATTACTCCGATAGGAGACGGAAACTATATTATATCTGTATCTGTATCAAGCCATCCACCTAGAAAATAAGAAAGAATATTACTCCGATAGGAGACGGAAACTAAGATTAAAAGGGACTCAGTTATGGGATTCCTTTATGAATAAGAAAGAATATTACTCCGATAGGAGACGGAAACCTGACGGTATAGAGCTTACAGATGACGAAAAGATTATAATAGATAAGAAAGAATATTACTCCGATAGGAGACGGAAACTTATAAAATGAGGAGACATATTAGGATTATCAAGTCCGTCTTATAAGAAAGAATATTACTCCGATAGGAGACGGAAACCTTTTAATAATAATTTCTTTACTTGTACAACCTTTAAATAAGAAAGAATATTACTCCGATAGGAGACGGAAACTTGAAAAGTCCTCTTGCTGTTTTTTCCATAGAGATTAAACGAGTAAATAAGAAAGAATATTACTCCGATAGGAGACGGAAACTTTTCCTGTAGTCCTAGAATAATCCCAATTTGTTCCCACTCATAAGAAAGAATATTACTCCGATAGGAGACGGAAACCCCATACTGGTTGTACATCAGTTTCTTCATATATACGCTTATAAGAAAGAATATTACTCCGATAGGAGACGGAAACCTATATAAGGACTATCGAAATCACCTTCAAGTAAAGTTAAATAAGAAAGAATATTACTCCGATAGGAGACGGAAACCTTAAAATTCCTTCGATATCCTCACTTGTTGCTATATTTGATAAGAAAGAATATAACTCTAAAAGTAGATGAAAACTCCTTCTATTGACAAGAAATCAATATCTTTTTATAATATCAATATAAAGAAATAGAATTCTAAAAAAGATAAAAAAGCCTAAAAATACTATGATATTTCAATATTTAATCAAGAATTTCTTACAATTGAAATTTTTACAAAAAAAATAAAAACTATTTAAGGAGGAATTTTATGAAAAAAATACTATTGTTTACATTATTTATAGGAATTTGTATGAGTGGAGTAGCAAGTACAAAAGAAAAAAATCCAAATCTTTTAAAACAAGTATATAAAAAGGAAGAATTGATAACATTGGACAAACAAAATGTAGCAGGAGGAAATGGAACTTTACATGGAAAATTTGCTTTTACAAGAGATATGGCTACTGAAGATGAAGCTATCAAAGAAATAGGATGGATGACACTAAATAAGGGTGAATCTATTGGAGTGCATCCTCATAAAAATAATGAGGACACTTATATTATTGTTTCTGGAGAAGGAATCTTTACAGATGGTTCTGGAAAAGAAACAGTGGTTAGAGCTGGAGATGTAACTATTGCAAGACCAAATCAATCTCATGGACTTCGTAATGAAAAAGATGAACCACTTGTATTTTTAGATATTATTGCTCAAAATCATGCTTTAAAAGCAGAAAAATAAAACATAGTTTGCCATTTCAATTGTGAAAATTCTTTTGGTCAATAAAATTTTATAGAAACTGTGAGGTTTTTTATATTCCAAAAAATAAGGGACTGTTGCAAATTAATCTATACAATGAACTATTTTTTATTTCATTCATAAGTTTGCAACAGCCCTATTCTTATTTTTTAAATTCTTTAGCTGGAATATGTTGGAAAATTTCATTAATAACTCCTTCCCCAACTTTATTGCCACCTTCCATTATCATGAATTCAGTTCCTTCTGTTAGAGCAGAATAATCTACACCTTCGTATAGAGGTAGAGCAGAAGCTATTATTTCTTTATCAAATATAACTTCTTCTCCATCTATAAAACATACTCCTAAATATTCAGTATCACCTTTTATAACAAGGTGAGGATAATAATTACCATTACTTAAATTAGGAGGAGTTTTTCTTTTTTTGCTAAAAAATTTTACAATGCATATTAATGTAAAGTCTAAGTTACTCATAAATTTTATACCTCTAATATTATTTATCTTTTAATAAAATTTTACTAGAAATTATAGCAGCAAGAGTAAATAGAATTCCTACAATAAATGTAAAACTCATTCCAAAGAAAAGTCCTTTAGTTAATAAAAGAGTCAAGATTACATTTAAAAATACAAAATAAACTATACTTGTGATAGTGTATGAAAGAGAATAATTTGCTAAAACAGGACTTTTAAAATCAGGATCACATATTCTTAATAGAAGTATTCCAGTTAAAAATACACCAGTAGCCATACCAAAAGTAGCAATCATATGTTCAAACCAATAGTCTTTTATAAAAAATTTACACATATAAAATAAGAATAAAGTTGTAATAATGAAACCAACAATAACTATAAATAAAATTGGAACTAGATAAGTGAATACAGCTTTTATAGGTAAACTAGCAATAGCAGCTGTAACTGCAAATTCTGTAAGACTTCCAGAGATTCTTGATTTTATATTACTATCTATTAAAAAATCTATTTTTAATTTTCCAAATATTTTCCAAACTATAAACATTATAATCATAGCATAAGCCCAGATAGAAATTTGATCAAGCACAGGTATCTTATGTACCTTTATAAAACTTTGTAGTTGAGACGAAATTAAACAAACTCCAAAAATAATTGCAGCATGGAATGCCAAAGTATCAACTGATGATGTTAGAGTAGTTTCTCTTCCAAGTTTAGGTTGATTTTCAATATCTTTTACAAAGCCTATTTTAAAACTTTCAGGAATATCTCCTGGTTTTTTAAGAATAGCTGTAAAATTTTTTCTTGAAGCAATATTAATTAAAAGCATCCCAATTAAAATTCCTCCTACCAAACCAAAAGTTGCAGTAGTAGTAGCTACACCTTGTGCTATTTCCCAAAAATCTAAATTGGCACTTTGTAACATATTTCCTAATAAACCAGCTGTTCCATGTCCACCAACAAATCCAATTCCTAATTCCCAACCAAAAGTTTTGTAGAAATCATAGTTTGGGAAAATATATTGTGCAGAAAAACCAAATCCAAATTGTAACATAGCAATAGCAATTCCAATAAAAGCTAAAGGTAAAATATTTTTCATAGATTTTTTTTCAGATGAACTTTTTAATCCAAGAGGAACAGAAGCAACTATTGGAACAATCAAAATCCCTGGTATTAAAGAAAATATTTTTAACCATTCTTCTGGAATTTTTATTACATTAAGACAAATAGGACCTAATATAAGAAGTAAAAAGCCACCTATTACTGATGCAGGAATAAAAGTAGTCTGGAAAAATTTTATTTTAGCTCTTAAAAAAGTTCCTAAAATTAGAAATAAGCCTAATAATCCTAAAGAATTTAATAAATCCATAAAAATTTTACTAGTCATACATATCACTCCTTAATTAAAAATTTTATTAAAAATTAATTTAATCTATCAAAAACTAATTTACAAAAAGTTTTTATTCCTATTTTTAATGAAGTTTCATCTGCTATAAATTCAGGACTATGTAGAGTACATTTTCCTTTATTAAAATCACTTTCAGTTCCTAACCACATAAAGACTGAAGGAACTCTTTTAGTAACAAAAGAAAAATCTTCACCAGCAGGTAAAGGATTGGATTGAACAAGAACATTTTCCTTTCCTAAAATTTCATTTAAAGATTTTATAGCTGCTTCTGATAAGTCAGGGTCATTATATACAAAATCATAACCATTTTGATAATTAAGTTTAGCACTACAACCATATGCACTAGCTATATCTTCAACTAGTTTTTGAAGCCTTTCTCTTATCATATCAGCATTTTCAGTAGAGAATGTACGAACTGTTCCTTCAAGTTTTACATAGTCAGCTAGTACATTGTATCTACTACCACCTTCCATTTTTCCAATTGTAATAACTGCTGTTTGATTAGGAGGCATATTTCTACTTATTATACTTTGTATACCTGTAATAATATTTCCAGCTACCACTATTGCATCTCTTCCTTCTGATGGTATAGAAGCATGACTACTTTTACCAAAAATTTCAATATCAATTCTATCTGATCTTGAAGTTGCAACCCCTGGTTTTATAGCTACACTTCCCGTTGAAATTCCAAAAACATGTAAAGCATAAGCTTCATCAACTTTCGGATTTTCAAGTAATCCTTCTGATATCATTCCTTTTGAACCTCCAATAGGGGAAGCTTCTTCACTAGGTTGGAACATGAATTTTACATTTCCATTCAGTTTATCTTTAAAATGTGATAATACAAAAGAAGTTCCTAGTAATATGGAGGTGTGCATATCATGACCACAAGCATGCATAATATTTTTATTTTTTGAAATAAAAGGTAAATTATTTATTTCATTTATAGGGAGAGCATCCATATCTCCTCTTAATAGGATAGTTTTTTTGTTAGTATTTCCTTTTAGATTTGCAATAACTCCATATCCATTTACATTTGTTATTATTTCAACAGGAAGTTTATTTAGTTTTTCAATAACTTTTTCAGAAGTTCTTTTTTCATTACCACTTAATTCAGGATGAGAATGAATATCTCTTCTAAAATCAATAATTTCATCAATATATTTATCAATTATTTTTTCTACTTCTTTAAAATCCATAATAACCTCCATACTTTAATAAATTTTAATAAAATTAAACGACATTTTTAACGACAAATACATTTGTTGTATTATATCTTTATATTTTTTTATTGTCAATAAATATGTCGAAAAATATTTAAATTTCTTTAAATGAATATATGATATAATAAAAATATAATTATTTGAAAGGAAAATTATATGATAAAATTAGCAATTTTAACTCCTAGAAATTCTTATGAAAATATAAAAAAATGTTTAAAAGATATTGAATGTGAAATAAAATACATATTTTATGATAATCTTTATGACTTAGAAAGCTTATATTTAAAGAATGCTCAAGAATATGATGGAATTATTACAAGTGGACCTATTGGTTATGAGATAATAAAAAATAGTGTTGAATTATTTACACCTTTATATCATTTTGATATTTCAAAAGGAGATTTATATAAATATCTTTTTAATATTTTAAAAGAAAATCCTAAAATAGATTTTTCAAGGGTTTACATTGATTTTATTTCTCCTGAAAAAAAAGAATACTGGTTTCAAGATGTTTTTAAGAAAGAAGAGGAACCAATTTTTTATCAAATAAATTTCTCTAATAAGAATTTGTATGAGACTTTAAAAAGTAATTATATCAATTTAAAAAAAGAAAATAGGATAGATATGGTTCTAACAAGAATAAGTAATATGGTCAAATTTTTAAAAAATGAAAAAATTTCATTTGATTTTCTATTCCCTTCTGAAGAAAATATTAAGAATACAGTTTTAGAAGTTATAAAAGATATAAAAATTTTAAAATCTGAAAAAAAACAAATAATTTTTGGGAAACTTTTATTAGATGAAATTTTAATAGATATAGAAGAAGAAATACATTCAATCTCTAAGAATTGTATAATAAAAATTTTAGGGAAAAATATAGAAATTATGATGATTTATGAAGATTTTATAAATTCAAATATAGCTTTAAATTTAAAAAAGAAATTAAAAGAAAAATTTTATTCTGGTTGGGGGAAGGGAAATAATATCAATGAAGCAAAA is part of the Fusobacterium nucleatum genome and encodes:
- a CDS encoding HTH domain-containing protein; translation: MIKLAILTPRNSYENIKKCLKDIECEIKYIFYDNLYDLESLYLKNAQEYDGIITSGPIGYEIIKNSVELFTPLYHFDISKGDLYKYLFNILKENPKIDFSRVYIDFISPEKKEYWFQDVFKKEEEPIFYQINFSNKNLYETLKSNYINLKKENRIDMVLTRISNMVKFLKNEKISFDFLFPSEENIKNTVLEVIKDIKILKSEKKQIIFGKLLLDEILIDIEEEIHSISKNCIIKILGKNIEIMMIYEDFINSNIALNLKKKLKEKFYSGWGKGNNINEAKYNAEKSYKKNVDLNSEVIYLVSTNSEIILSEIDGAKKKNIEIIEKLKELNITKQNSKKLIELFKSKEKVSCASLANYLDISERTANRLLLKLEENNLAISDLVKINRGRPKKLYKFSF
- a CDS encoding amidohydrolase, with amino-acid sequence MEVIMDFKEVEKIIDKYIDEIIDFRRDIHSHPELSGNEKRTSEKVIEKLNKLPVEIITNVNGYGVIANLKGNTNKKTILLRGDMDALPINEINNLPFISKNKNIMHACGHDMHTSILLGTSFVLSHFKDKLNGNVKFMFQPSEEASPIGGSKGMISEGLLENPKVDEAYALHVFGISTGSVAIKPGVATSRSDRIDIEIFGKSSHASIPSEGRDAIVVAGNIITGIQSIISRNMPPNQTAVITIGKMEGGSRYNVLADYVKLEGTVRTFSTENADMIRERLQKLVEDIASAYGCSAKLNYQNGYDFVYNDPDLSEAAIKSLNEILGKENVLVQSNPLPAGEDFSFVTKRVPSVFMWLGTESDFNKGKCTLHSPEFIADETSLKIGIKTFCKLVFDRLN
- a CDS encoding cupin domain-containing protein: MKKILLFTLFIGICMSGVASTKEKNPNLLKQVYKKEELITLDKQNVAGGNGTLHGKFAFTRDMATEDEAIKEIGWMTLNKGESIGVHPHKNNEDTYIIVSGEGIFTDGSGKETVVRAGDVTIARPNQSHGLRNEKDEPLVFLDIIAQNHALKAEK
- a CDS encoding glutamate:sodium symporter — encoded protein: MTSKIFMDLLNSLGLLGLFLILGTFLRAKIKFFQTTFIPASVIGGFLLLILGPICLNVIKIPEEWLKIFSLIPGILIVPIVASVPLGLKSSSEKKSMKNILPLAFIGIAIAMLQFGFGFSAQYIFPNYDFYKTFGWELGIGFVGGHGTAGLLGNMLQSANLDFWEIAQGVATTTATFGLVGGILIGMLLINIASRKNFTAILKKPGDIPESFKIGFVKDIENQPKLGRETTLTSSVDTLAFHAAIIFGVCLISSQLQSFIKVHKIPVLDQISIWAYAMIIMFIVWKIFGKLKIDFLIDSNIKSRISGSLTEFAVTAAIASLPIKAVFTYLVPILFIVIVGFIITTLFLFYMCKFFIKDYWFEHMIATFGMATGVFLTGILLLRICDPDFKSPVLANYSLSYTITSIVYFVFLNVILTLLLTKGLFFGMSFTFIVGILFTLAAIISSKILLKDK